A region of the Arachis hypogaea cultivar Tifrunner chromosome 15, arahy.Tifrunner.gnm2.J5K5, whole genome shotgun sequence genome:
GATTAAGGAAATAAATTATGCAATATATATATCATGTAAAAATTGGTTTATGCTATCATTTTTTTAGTTGTGAATTCTATGTTTGATCCTGTCTATGTAAAATTTCATCCGAAAATTGGTGTCTGCTATCATTGTAGGAATGAACATTTTATCTCGTTTTAGGACAAAATATCAAAATTGGCCTAAACATTTTGCAATggaattttgtgcttaaatttggAGACCAAATTTGAAATGTGATTTTGTATCTTAAGTCAAAATACCCCAGGGctttgaaatgtatttttgtgtCACTTGAGTAAAATATTTCCTCATAAATTTGATGCCGGGTGAATTTGtatcaatgttctgaaaactgGATTGGCCGGTTCAATCAGGAACTGGTCGCCAGCCTGGTTGACACCCAAAACTGCCTtgcaaaaaaagataaaaaaaccgGTCGAACTGACGGTTAATCAAACCGGTTTTTTTGAGGCTCGGTTCACTTCCCTCCCCCTCTTCAAAACGGTGcgttttgaattttgattaaaaaaaaaaaaggaaaaaacgggCAACACAGTGAACAACCCCCTTCCCCTTTGcctgttttttccttttttcttttaaaatcgaAATTCAAAACGCACCGTTTTGAAGAGGGGAGGGGAGTGAACCGGGTCTAAAAAAAACCGAATCCGTTCAACTGGTTCACTGGTTAACTGTCGGTTTGACCTTTTCATTGGTTTTTTGTAAGGCGGTTTTGGGTGTCAACCGGACTGGCATGGTGACCCGATTCCCGATTAATCCGGTTGAATTGGCTGGTCCGATTCAGTTTTCAgaacatgtatatatataataataattcattGGTCAGTAGCTAACTCTTAAATAGAAATTCGATCCGCGACAAATTAATTCTTAGTCTGTCAAGAATATCGTAAAATATGCGCAAAAAAAAGTTATAAGAAGAAGGAATGCgaagatgaagaaggagaaaagtgaagaataagaaagaagaaCGCGAATACAAAGACAAAGAAGGACATGTTTTACGTTATCGAAACGCGCGTATGAAGAAAgtaatttttgttgaatttagaCCAACTTGGTTGGACTTTGTTGCCAAAAATACTTAGATGTGTAACtggactaattttttttttggtgacgtaGCTGGACTAATTTATGTAATTgaaaaaatgactaaattaatagATGTTCACAAATATATTtggtaaatatttaattaaacatgTCACATATCATATATGTTGTCAATTAATGTTTTACAAAGATTAATTATtgatgaaaattatgaatagagtgattaaaggacaaatataattaatttttagtgtttAGCTAACATGTATCCTTAATAAAACtactattaataaaatattttaaatattttcatttaataaatgaaaaacaaatgcattgaaaatttaaattttttgtattttaaaaaaatattttaatttatcatctTAATATGTATctttaaaatacaaattagataaattttaatttttaatggattaatttaattgaaaaatttttgtaggaataaattaaaaatatatcatcttttaaaaattaatttaattattaatttttattaagttatgACTCATAACTAAAGTAAATATTATAATGTTACATTAtgcctaatttattaaaaaaagacaaataaataatataataaattttaaatattttatttttattttaaatattttattatttacttttaaaaataaattaaaaaatttaaataccacaataaaaaaatatcatagaattcACCCATGACTAATATCTATTATATCACACACGTGGAACTTCGACCATCACAAAATTCAACAAACACCACCAACTACCTGGGTCAATCTGcattttcagaaaataaaatattataatatgtgTCTGTGGTCTTTATCACTTATCAGTATCAATTATTTTTGAAACTGACCTAGGAATTAGAAAGTAGAAAGTCTAAAACCAATAAGATTCCTTTCTCCACCACATTTGTGATTTGTGGGATTAACAAGGTTATTTTGTTTTGTCAGCAAAGTAGTAATATATTTTAACatcataatttttagtatttttaaaatgataaaaaatatataaattaaaaagttcgatttatatattttaaattttttaatttttttaaacacaaattagACGGTTCGATTTGTGTACGTTTTACAAATCAGACAATTCAATTTGTATATCTTTAAAAATCAGAAGGTTTAATTTCTGTACTTTTACTAAATTGAACGGTCCAATTTTTACTTTTCTAATTAAAcacttttatatttaaaaataacaccacaataattcatattttaaaaaaatactattactactccaatattaaaaataaaaaattcgattAACAAACGGGCACTTCAAAGTATCAATAATTcacaagacaaaaaaaaaattcaataattcaTTGCTTTGTTCAAATAATATATTTAGAAGAAGAACCAAATTACCAAAATTGCATACATAAAATTTTGGCACACAAAAAGTAATTTCAagatgtaaataatattttttttaaatattattagtttgataaaaataacacaaaCTATTTTTTGTACTGACAAGTAGTTTGTGTATTTGGTTTAATTTCTTAcagaaatatttaaataattattgtaAAGATGTATAAAAATGGGGATAAAATTCATcctttttccattttctttttaaaatttgtaattattaatgtaaaaataaaattgtagagAGATTTACTTAATAAATGTCACCTAATTTTACGAATAGAAATCTCACATTCTTCTAAGTATGGTTAAAAAAAAATGACATCCAAATTTAAtccatcaaaattttaaaaatatatatctcatatttaattatttttgtcaaattaatattttttaaaaatgcatTCATCATTTTTTCCTGccataattattattttacacaATCGTTTACataaactaattatttttgttgacaTTATATAACTAACTAAATTtatgtctaattttttttcttataatatcTTTTACTTTGACAAATCAAAGATTAATTTATCGCGAATCATAAATCTATTCGAGAGTTTGTCGCTAAAACTATCTTAATTTGACAGTAAACTAAAACTAAATCCATGTTTttttattgtaataaaaaaaCACGTGTATTTAGTGATTGTCATGATAGCAACTTGTGCAAGTGTCTGGACAAGGGAACAGCAGCCTTGTCTTCAAAATATTGAAGTCAACATCATCATTGCTTGAATGCAAAATTAGATTCAAAAGATACCAGAACCAAGACAAGTAGCACCGAAGTTAAAGTTGAAAACTTTCTTTCATTTCTAGCAACCCCATTTTGCAGTTCAAGTGTTTGTGAGATGGCAACTGGTTCAGGATCAATTATATGGAAGACACAGTTGGCCATGTTAATGGCACCCCTAATCTATGGAGGTTACAATGTTGTCACCAAAGTGGCACTCAATGATGGTGTCAACCAGCTTGTCTTCTGTGTCTTCAGGGATCTCATTGCCCTTTCTGTTCTTGCTCCTGTTGCTTATTTCCATGAAAAGTATGTGTATTTCTCTTCACTTTCTCCATTACTTGTAAATGGATAGGTGCAATTATTGGAGTCATCGCTATCATAGTTGTACGGATTccgtcttttttatttttaaatcttttttgtttgtttgtttgttaatATATAGAACATGCTTTCCATTTAACTGAAATCAAATGTGCTTACTTTttttggaaattgatttgaggcatttaataataattatcatAAAGAACCTGATTGTATATATGTACTATGTTTGTGTGTGATTGATGTTGCTAATGGTTCTGGAAATTCTGGAAATGTAATTTCTTTGCACATTTAAGTTTACAGTCCTTAACATCAAGAGTATAGAAGTGAAACTTTAAGTATAGTCTATActattttgtccccttattatgATGGTATTTTTTCAATTTATCATAATGTTTGATATCCTTATCTTACCATGTTGTCTATAGGCATATGCGACCACCCATTACTAAGAAGCTATTAATGTCATTCTTCTTGCTTGGATCACTTGGGTGAGCTTCTTCATATACTCACTTATTTCCTAATTTTTCAGTAATGTAAGAACTATATTGTTttattaatacataaataatgTTTGCTTCTTGAATATTGTTCAGGATATTTGCCAACCAGCTTCTGTTTCTTATTGGTTTAAAGTATACCAATGCAACATATGCTGCTGCCACACAGCCAGCCATTCCTgtctttacatttctgttttctgcaataatGGGGTCAGCTTCACACTTTcactctttttgatttctaaatcTCTGAGTTTTCATACAATATAATGTTTGAAACACAGTAAAGCATGCCTTAACTTATTTATGCAGGGTAGAAAAAGTGAACTTGCTAAGATATGAAGGGTGGGCAAAGGTTGGAGGGACTATTATCTGTGTCTTTGGTGCCTTGTTGATGGTGTTCTATCGCGGTCCAGTTGTGATAGGAAATGAAGAAATAGTAATGAAAAGTGCATCTCAAACTGAGCCATCTGGATGGTTAATTGATGGTTTGCAACATATAGGATTTGATCAATTCAGTCTTGGTGTTATGTGCTTAATAGGTAACTGCATGTGCATGGGTGCTTATCTAGCCATTCAGGTATCTAATCCTTTTTTTGTATCCATTAAATGACTTTTAATCACTCCATCCATTTCAAATTAAATGTCACCTGAGACAAATCAATACATCAAAAGATTGTTTTATCTAGATATAACTATATCTGATACATGATTTTAGATGTACTAATTTGTCAAAGGAGACATTTATTTGAGTGGAGGAAGTATATTCATTTCCTTGCTTCCAGTTTGAACCAATTTGTTTCGATCTCTTTTCAGGCACCGCTATTGAGAAAGTACCCCACAAATATATCTCTCACAGCATATTCCTACTTCTTTGGAACTGTATTAATGGTGATAGTATCAATGTTTATGACTAATGGGATTACTGACTGGGCTCTAACGGGGTCCGAAATTCTTGCTGTTATTTATTCTGTGAGTGTCTGAATCTTTTAAATCAATCTCCATCCTCATGAGCCCTTGTTTGTTATTGCTTAATGCTGATCATCTTCTGGTCCATTTACATCCGTAAGCCATGTTTATGAAGCTAATATTTCCCCTTTTTCTTTGTTCCAGGGAGTTCTTGCATCTGCCCTTGGTTATGCACTTATTACATGGAGCAGTAAGATCTTGGGACCAACCATGGTTTCCCTATATATCTCCCTTCAACCTGCATGTGCTACTATCCTTTCCCTAATTTTTCTTGGAAGTGCTGTCTACCTGGGAAGGTATTGCTCTTAAGTCCTAATAGCTTCCTTCCACTTACTGATGCATTTTGTTCTATGAGCTATGGCATCTAGAAGTGGCATCCTCAAATTATATCTTATTATTTTGAAAGTTTCTTATCAGTCTTATTTTTTGGTGCATGACAACAGTATCTTGGGAGGAACATTTATCATCGCTGGCCTATACATTGTTACTTGGGGATCATACAGAGAAAGACAGACAGAAGCGAATGATGGAGTTATTCCCTATGAATTTTGTGTTTCAGAGCCACTGATTCAGAAATAGCCAACATTTTAGAAGTCTGTTACTCCGGGACCCTTCAATGTTTCTCATAAGTCTTTGGCTTAAGGAATTGAATTATGCAATTTTTGTGTATTTGATTATGCTATGATTGTAATAGAATTGGATAGCAACACATTGATTTTCATTGTGTATTGAAATTAATTTCtgtatatttgattttatctaTGTGAAATGTCATATTAAATCAACACAAAACTAACCTGAGTTACTTACAAACTAACTAGAGTTATCACTAAGTCACTAACTAACCTGTGCTAGCCAACTATGCTGATTGAGAcaagttaaaaaataatatttaattgctGATAGAAGACAATACTAGCTTAATCAAACACCAAGATCTAGTAGCACCCACTGAGCTAAATGCCTAAAAGACAaaaacttcccttccttcttgacaaccatTTTCCCCATTTTGTGTGTGATTGATTGTGTGGAAATTACAGTGGTGTGATATGGAAAATGGTGCTTCAGGATCTGTGAGGGGTGGTGAGACATGGAAGGCACAGTTGACCATGTCAATGGTGCCCCTAATCTATGGAGCATACCCTGTCATCACAAAAGTTGCACTCAATGATGGAGTCAACCAACTAGTCTTCTGTGTCTACAGAGTTCTCATTGGCTTTTTCGTCCTTTCTCCTTTTGCTTATTTCCTAGAGAGGTATGTAACTATCTATGCTCTTATTTATCCCACTTGTTTCAaccattaattatattaaaaagagCTAACTAACTATATGCTTTCCTTCTTATTGTTGACTTAACACTATATATGACtgtttaaagaaaaagataagactaATGAAATAATGAAGAGTGTGTATTCTGATTTTCAATGATTACAAAAAGCTGTTATATATCAACATCTTCTTGTTAAAAAAATCTACAAAATCCATACAAAATCCTATTTCTGCAAACCTCTTAACAGAAAATATTTCTACAAAGTTCGAGGATAGAAGGAAATATTTAAGGGATAAAGGACAAAGGgttctgctgctgctgctgattgTTACAATTTGTAACTGGGCCAGTGTTGCAACTTTGTGGCTTCAGCATTTTTCTTTACTCTTATCATTGACTTCATTTGGTAGATTAGGCCTTTTGATTGTGAATAGTAGCAGGAGCTGTGTTAGTTGTAGATATAGTTGTAATTGGTAACTGTCTTGGgatgaaaaataagaaataatgagATAACAGGAACTGAGAAACAAGAGTAATAATCTAAAATGTGTACTATACTAGAAATGTATAATACTTGCTTTCTTTGCAAATTTAACAGTCCTACACATTTTCAAACTTTAGAGCTCAAACTTTATCTTCACTTCATTTGTAATATgtggtatcctcaccttaccatGTTGTCTATAGGCAGGCGCGACCGCCCGTTACTAAGCACCTACTCATGTCATTCTTCTTGCTTGGATTACTTGGGTGAGCTTCTTCATTTACTCATTTcagtttatataattaataacttttgttatATTAATACATACAGAATTCTTGCTTCTTGAATCTTGATCAGGATATTTGGCAAccagcttttgtttcttattggtCTAAACTTGACCAATCCAACATATGCAGCTGCCACTCAGCCAGCCATTCCAGTCTTAACATTTATGTTTTCTGCAATCATGGGGTCAATTTCACACTTTCACTCTTATGGATTCCTATTTCTGTGTGTTGGcatatcatttttatattttagataccTTAACTTATTGATGCAGCACAGAGAAAGTGAACTTGCTAAGATATGAAGGTGTGGCAAAGGTTGGAGGAACTATTATCTGTGTCTCTGGAGCCATATCAATGGTGTTGTATCCCGGTCCAGTTGTTATAGGAAATCCTGAAACAGGAATGGAGCATGTATCACAGAATCCATCTGGGTTGAAGGATGTAGGATTCGACCAATTCCAACTTGGGGTTATCTGCATAATAGGGAATTGCATGTGCATGGCAGGTTATCTATCAATTCAGGTTTGTATCCTTTTGTTATGTAGTGTTAAATATATTTATAGCATTAAGGTAAAAGGTAATAATCAGTGATCGGCAATCAATGTTGTGTTAACGTTTTTGATACATCGAAAAATTAATGTAATCTGACATTGCCAGTATTAGCCACCACCACCATGAGCCAAACTCTTACATGTCCAAGTTATTGAGAATGCAACTTTGTAATGCTTTGTCATGTATCAGCACTCCAAGTTCTTATCACATCTCTTATGATTCAGATGAAAAACACTGAGAACTTTGGATAGGTATagtattcaaattcaaacaagtcTTTTTATGTCATTGATAATAGGATTCATATTTTGGACTATGAttctaaatataattataaattatctgCTTCTAGTTTGAGGGCTTATCAAATTCATTAACTTACATACTTCAATATTTGGTGGTAGGTTCTGCTACATGGAAAGTAGTTGTCACTTCTAATTTATTTCTATGACTTATATTTTCAGGCAAAATTGTTGAAAAAGTACCCCACAAACCTGTCCCTCACAGCATATTCCTACTTCTTTGGAACTGTATTAATGGTGATAGTATCGATTTTCATGACAGACGGGATAACTGACTGGACTTTGACACAGTCAGAAATACTTGCTGTTCTTTATGCTGTGAGTCACTAAAAatttttagtctctaaaattgCATCCGAATATATTGATTTACAAATGAAACAAAAAAGGTTAAAATGACTTATAATGGAGGGAGTAATAGATTATTCTGGTTTTTCAACATATAGTTTATGacaaattatttctttttttttcaccctTTAGGGAATTATTGCATCTGCTCTTGGTTATGGACTCATAACATGGTCCAACAAGATTTTGGGGCCAACTATGGTTTCCTTATATAACTCCCTTCAACCTGCATTCGCTACCCTGCTGTCCCTAATTTTCCTTGGAAGTCCTGTTTACTTGGGAAGGTATTGCTGCTATGTATTGCTTCCAGTTATTGATGCATTCTgaaattatattttactttaaaGTTTCTCactaatcttttttttaattttattttatgttttggtGCATGACAACAGCATCCTGGGAGGAACTTTTATCATTGTTGGCCTATATATTGTTACTTGGGGATCTTACAAAGAAAAGCAGGCAGATGCTGCTGAAAATCTTCCTTGTGAATCTTGTGTTTCTGAGCCACTTATTCATGAAAAGACTGTGTGTTAAAAGGCTCATTATTTCATAGTCCTCTAATGCTTCCCTTAAATTATTAGCTTAGGAACTTAATTATAAAGTTTCATTTCTGCTTATATGTTTCACATCATATCTCTTACTCTATATTATTCTTTACTTAAGAATGAAATTGAATAGAATAAACATATATGTCTACTATATCTATAATGCTATACATAcacattttctatatttttctatttttgtagttATTGATGGAAGTTATTGATAGAATTGTCTATTGGTATTTTTGATAAGGACACAACCTTGTATGGACATCCAATGAAAGTTGGCgtgtaataaattaaaaatgttgagtttagtaaacaaataataatattttggtgACGACAAACATAGTATTATTTGGGTTAAAAGTTCAattgggattttttttttggttggtgGACTGCACAACCCTCAATTTTAGGTACACAATACACACCCACACATTCCTCACATACTTACCATTActtaccattttttttttttcggttgtaGCTGGTAGGACTTGAACCCGATACCTTTTTGAGATGGGGAGAGGGCAGAATGCCATGTGAGCTATGGCTCATTGGCAAGTTCAATtgggatttgatttttttttttggtaggcAAAAGGGGCTAAAGGccccaaaaagaaaacaaacagttACAAATTAATAACACAACGGGGTAAGGAGGCCCCTTTCATGTCAGCATCTAAGATGGATCTCAAATCCACAAAAGGGGAGTCAATGAAGCAATACCCTGTACCTCTCTCCTTCACACTTTTTTTTGCCAGCCAGTCTGCAGCCTGGTTACCCTCCCTGTAGGTATGTCTGATTTCAACACTCCATTGTTTTTTCAACCAAATATTGATACTCCTGATTAAGTTGTTTGGGTGTTGATTCAGTCTCcttcctttcgtaattgcttcaTATACAGCCCTTGCGTCTACTTCAAGTTCCACTCTTTTGAACTCCAAATCCCAGGCAGTCTTCAAAGCATAGCATACTCCCCACAATTCAGCTTGAAAGGCAGAACAAGTCCCTAAATTAGCCATGAAGCCGGCAACCCATCTCCCCCAATGGTCCCTTGCCAGTCCACCACATCCTGAACCTTTTTCGTTGGACACCCCATCAGAATTGAATTTTATCCAGCCTTCAACAGGGGGTTTCCACGCTACTTCAATctccactcttcttttcttttgacaGAATAGCTCCTCTTTTTTGAAAGCTTCATTTATGGAATTTGTTGTCTGGAAAATAGTTGCTATAGTGTCTATCGGCCGTCTGAAGGGAGGAGAGAAGATTTCACAGTTACGCCACCTCCATAGCCACCAGTAGGTAACTGAGAATTTTGTTATCCATGGAGTTTGGTTATTCTTTCCTAGCTCTGTTGTTAAATTCCACCGGAGCCAAGCATCGAAGGGAGCtctaaagaagttttgaattttaCAGGGATTAATTAATTGAGTCCATATACTTGAAGCAACAGGACAATCTCGCAGGACATGGCTTTAAACTTCCGTCAGACTGTTGCAACGATGACATTCATCTCCTGTACTAAATAGTTTCCTTCTTCTCGCACCTGTCATCAATTTCCTATGCAAGGTTAGCCACataaagatttttattttctGGGGCCCTTTCCATCCCCATAAAACTTCCCATATGCGGTCCTGTGTATCTGTCTGCTGGCTGATTTTTCTATATGTACTTGCTATGCTGAATTCTCCTGTTGGTGTCAAACTCCATAGAATTTTGTCTTCTTTAAGGTTATCCCAAGGGGGATGTATGGCCTGAATTTTATAGATGATGTTATCTGGAAGATATCTTCTGAGTAAGTTAAAATCCCATCCTCCATTTAGGTCAGTAGCTTCTGTGAGAGTGATTTCCATGTTTTCCTCTTCTATTGGTATGATAGCTTTTTGGATTAAACTACCTTCGTTCTTAAGCCAGGGGTCAATCCACAGCCGAATTCTCCTACGATTTCCAATGGAAAACTCAATGTTATCTTTAAAAAAGCCCCAAACTTTTGCTAAACTTCTCCACAGATCAGAGTCTGATTGCTTGCTGAGGATATTTTGTCTCAGGTCTTGTCCTCTCCCATATTTACTGAGCATTACTTGCGCCCATAAGCTTTCTTTTTCCATAACTAATCTCCAAATGATCTTTTGTAAAAAAGCCTCATTCATTTTACTTAGCTTCCGAAAACCGAGACCACCCTCTTTAATTGGCTTGCATATCGTCTCCCAGCTTATAGCGTGAACCTTCCTGCTCTCTCTACCATCCCCCCAGATAAAACTTCGCTGTATCCTTTCAACCTCTTTGCAAATACCTTTCGGGACTTGGGTATGCATCATATCATAATTGAGAATGGGACTGATGACTGCCTTGGCCAGAGTTATCCTCCCTGCCATCGATAAACAATTCATCTTCCATCCTCCTAGCTTGTTCTTTACTCTATCA
Encoded here:
- the LOC112747603 gene encoding WAT1-related protein At4g19185-like; translation: MATGSGSIIWKTQLAMLMAPLIYGGYNVVTKVALNDGVNQLVFCVFRDLIALSVLAPVAYFHEKHMRPPITKKLLMSFFLLGSLGIFANQLLFLIGLKYTNATYAAATQPAIPVFTFLFSAIMGVEKVNLLRYEGWAKVGGTIICVFGALLMVFYRGPVVIGNEEIVMKSASQTEPSGWLIDGLQHIGFDQFSLGVMCLIGNCMCMGAYLAIQAPLLRKYPTNISLTAYSYFFGTVLMVIVSMFMTNGITDWALTGSEILAVIYSGVLASALGYALITWSSKILGPTMVSLYISLQPACATILSLIFLGSAVYLGSILGGTFIIAGLYIVTWGSYRERQTEANDGVIPYEFCVSEPLIQK
- the LOC112747602 gene encoding WAT1-related protein At3g45870-like produces the protein MENGASGSVRGGETWKAQLTMSMVPLIYGAYPVITKVALNDGVNQLVFCVYRVLIGFFVLSPFAYFLERQARPPVTKHLLMSFFLLGLLGIFGNQLLFLIGLNLTNPTYAAATQPAIPVLTFMFSAIMGTEKVNLLRYEGVAKVGGTIICVSGAISMVLYPGPVVIGNPETGMEHVSQNPSGLKDVGFDQFQLGVICIIGNCMCMAGYLSIQAKLLKKYPTNLSLTAYSYFFGTVLMVIVSIFMTDGITDWTLTQSEILAVLYAGIIASALGYGLITWSNKILGPTMVSLYNSLQPAFATLLSLIFLGSPVYLGSILGGTFIIVGLYIVTWGSYKEKQADAAENLPCESCVSEPLIHEKTVC